The DNA region AAAAGAAAGAAGTATAAACAAGCTTCAAACTGCAGCAGAGAGCAGTCCAAGCAATCCAATATTAGAACAGGAGATTTACATATATATTGGTAAATATTGATAAGGAgaaaaaatcattaaatataACTCATATGAAATTCTCAGACAGCTAGTTCTCATGACCATTGTGGTTTTCATTTCTAGTGTTTCACTACTAATATCAAAGAAATCAACGCTATGTTCCATTCCTTTACTCGAAATTTCGCACTATCAAGTTATCTTGTACTAAAatatcttctttttttcttagTCACCATTCATTACAAAATTTGTATTATTCTCCAACATTAAAGCATCATCGTCATCCACTTATTTCTCCTacattctcttttttctttcacAATAAACCAACCTGTTTATTACTCCTTTATGGGTATTACGCTATCAGGCACTGGAAATATCAACATAAGGGCAGTTATTTATAATGAGTTTATAAAGTAGCATATTACACCATCATGCTACTGCCAAAACAGGATGAAAATGAGACCTTTTGGTTTGATTCCATTCAAACTTTAATTACAGTAGATAAGCCAACCTGAGGAACAGCATGATGATCAGCTAATGAATTTTCGCAAATTCCAGATTTAAGAGAACTCTGGAGAATGGTGTATCCAGGACCTGAAAGACAAAAAAACAATCTTAGTGTAGTTATGGTTTTTCTCAATATGCAATAGAAAATAAACCAACAAGCTCCATGTGGCAAGAAGAGGAGCACAATCCTGTAGGGGTTACCTGAGTTGGCAGCTGCGCCTGCACCTACAATGGCTGCCATAGCTCTCCTCTCGGCATTTGCAAGTTCAGAACGCAAATTTTCTGACTCACGAGCCATGGATATCAGGTGCTTCTCCATTACTTCACTAAGCTCACAGTGAGTGGACTGCATATTCCTTTCATATTCAACTGCAGCCCTTCATAAatttacaaatgaaaataaagatTATGGAGTTATTATCAACACTGAAAATTGACCTTCAAGCAATTAATTACAATCAGAAGCACTGATACAGCTGAAAGATTTTTCTAAATTGCAATATTTTCCTTTAGTGGttaattaggccatccacaatagagcCTAGCGCCGgagctaggcggtgcgctaggcgatctattgcaaccgcccagccatttccggaattaaaaaccgccaagcgctcggcggttccgtggcgctgggcgatccgctcggcgctattgcagcgtccggatcgcctagcgcaccgcctagcgcgattttttttccttttcgaaacactatatatacgcgccttgcacgtcattttcattcgcaccacttattttaacgagtactctctctatctaaatttctgtacaagatcaacacctagaaatgagtaacgtCGGTGGTAGAAGTGGTGAGGAtgctgatgagtacgagcgtataatgaacgaagcgctagaggcctatacgaaccgtgagattgatcaatggatgcagagggccctgcagccggcggtacctcgacctcgcccagtggtacaccgccgagcggtgattgatcgtgatcacgtagctgcacatcagcacctgtacgaagactacttcgcacagaagccgcggttcaacgccgaccttttcaggcgtcgttttaggatgagcaggtcCCTGTTTATGTGTATTGTTAACGCGttggagcaacgatatctgtatttccgcttcaggcacgatgcgtctggcagacccggccacacacctattcaaaagtgcactgcggcaatccagCAGTTGGCCTACGTAGGCgcgacagacatgtgggacgagtacctccacatcggtgagacgactgccctggaatgtatgaagtatttctgtcagggcgtgattgaaatatccagtgatcagtaccttcgaagccctacccccgaagactgccggGATCttttgcggatgcacggggaacagcatgggttcccgggaatgttaggcagcataaattgtatgcattgggagtggaagaactgtcttgcttcctggaaggggttctgcacgaccggctacaagggaaagaatcccacgatgatcctcgaggccgtagctgattaccggctgtggatttggcatgcgtattttgggatagccggttcgaacaacaacctcaacgtcctcaactcgtcgccacttttcaacgagcagtgtcagggtgtcggtccggccatcagttttgtcgccaacggcaacctgCATGATATGaactactacttggcggatgggatataccctaggtggcccgtctttgtgaagacgatccgatgcgcatcagatgagaggaaggcctactttgcggcacggcaggagtcggcgcgcaaggacgtggagcgcgcatttggtgtgctccagtctcgatgggggCAGTTAAGCGGCCAACGGCCAACGcatttgtggcatgtcgactgcattgctgatataatgtacgcttgtattatcatgcacaacatgattgtcgaagatgaaggtgtacaactgactgattgggccaacgatgataatgaagccggtccaagccacggcgtggccgcccccaacttatggagtggggtacctcacgatgaagacggccgcctccaagcacatgccgacatgcgccaaacggaggctcatattcaactccaaaaggatttaattgaagaattatgggcgcggaggactgcacatcagtagtttttttgttaattatgtaattttttaaaattaatgtactttttaaattttaataatattatttaattttctcgtatatgtctcgtaaattaaattgcgtattttgtgtgattgttaattatttgttttatataattttgagtgatgtggctattgatgtggctgggctatttatgatgtggctaggctatggctgaactatttatgatgtggcaggagaatttttagtgttgatgatgtggcggaggagtttgtggctaggctatgattgggctattgctgggctattcctattgtggatggccttataatCATCACACTGGAATTAGAAAGCAACAGTAACATTATGCATTTATATGAGGAATTGATTCTAACAACAATTCAAGCATTTAAATGTACTATTTGGCTGTTAGTAAATCAAATTCATCTTATATCACATACAGTTTTCTGAAAATCCAAATACAAAGATACATTGTTGCATACCTTCCTTTGCCAACGTCTCTATGCAACGCCTCAATATCAGCTTCGAGCTCAGAGAATTCCTGCTGCGCAGGATGAAACCTCGCTAAATCGTCTTGAAGTTCCTTCAATTTCTCCGATAATTGATCGCGCTCGGCCCTGAGGTCCTTAATTTCAGCCCTAACCCGATTCAATTCGGCGGAGCGAGGCCCGGCCTCCATTTCGAGGGAGCGCTCGTAGACCTCTCGCACGTGCGCGTCCCGCTCGGCCTGGACGGCGGAGGAGGTGGCGGAGAGGCGGTGGAGGTCCTGCCGGGCGGCGGCGACATCCTGCTTGAGCGCCACGCGGGAGGCAGCAAGGCGATGATTGTCGGGAAGGAGGGATTGGATCTCCCTGCTCCGGGCGGCGATGCGGTCCTCGATTAGACGGATGTCGGTCGGAGTGAGGCGGCGATGGGGGCGGAGGTCGGTGGTGATCTCGTCCACGTGGCGGTGGTGATTTCGTCCCGCCATGCTGTGACAAACACTAGGATGAGTAGTTTTTTTTCTACCActgaaaataaatatacttattCAATAACTATTCTCTATTctgtttgtttttctttatttgttggAGTACTAgttatttgtatttttgtatttataGATATTAATTTGTCATATCTTTGCATTTTATATTGGATTCGTGCCATCATATTTTATATTGATATCTTTTACTTGAATCAATAGGGTTTTACAAGGAAAATATActgtagtttttaatttttttaatcttatcGGTATGTTTGATAAATAATCTCACATAAATTGGTAATACATAATCGTAAAATGCTGAAAGGATTTATCACATTCAAATTTTGTTCAATTATAGTAAAAAAGTATATATTACCAAACAGGCTTAATTGTTATGCaataatccaaaataaaaatcggTTATTTGATTATAAAGATTAATCTgtgtatttaataaataaaataattatttttcaaaatactagtagtagatAAATCACGTCTTTGGAGAGAGCGAAAAAGACAAAATCAGTGCGGCGAATTTTCCAGCACCCAATTGCTGATTTGCAATAAAGATTGAATTTTGATATTCATCAGTATCTAGATTACTTCGATTTTACAAATTACTACCATTAATTGGAAGTTGGAACCTTAGTTTTGAGTTTCCAATTTCACAGATTGAACAATTGTTGAACCCTAATTCCGCACTCCCTCCCTCCATGGCCACAGACGCCTCTCCGAAATTCCAGCAAGCGGAGCTGATCCCCTTGCCACCGCAGCCCGATTACAACCCGGCAATCGCCGCCGTGGAGCACGACGGGCTCCGATTCTGGCAGTTCATGATCGCCGGCTCCGTCGCCGGCATGGTGGAGCACATGGCGATGTTCCCCGTCGACACCATCAAAACCCAAATGCAAGCCCTAGGATCCTGCCCCATCCGGTCCGCCAGCGTCAAGCAAGCCGTGCAGTCGATTCTGAAGGCCGACGGCGCCAGAGGCCTCTACCGCGGGATCGGCGCCATGGCGCTCGGCGCGGGGCCCGCGCACGCGGCCTACTTCTCCGTCTACGAGATATGCAAGAAGAGCTTCTCCGGCGGCGATCCGGACAACCACGCGGCGCACGCGGCCGCGGGCGTATGCGCCACCGTCGCCAGCGACGCGGTGCTCACGCCGATGGATATGGTGAAGCAGAGGCTGCAGCTGGGCAGCAGTCCGTACAAGGGGGTTTTGGATTGCGTCATGAGAGTGATGAGGCAGGATGGGTTTGGGGCGTTTTACGCCTCTTATAGGACTACGGTGCTGATGAATGCGCCTTTCACGGCGGTGCATTTCGCGGCGTATGAGGCCGCGAAAAGGGGTTTGACGGAGGTCTCAAATTCGCCGGAGAGTTTAAGTGAGGAGACGTTGGTGGTTCATGCTACAGCTGGCGCGGCAGCTGGGGCAATGGCTGCCGCCTTGACCACTCCCCTTGATGTTGTCAAGACTCAATTGCAGTGCCAGGTACTTGAGTTTTAGTGTTTGTTTTCTTATGTAAATGAGCTCCTTTTGTTGTAACTTAAACATTTACAAGTTCAAAGATTGAGGTATTAGAGTATGATCCATTATGGTGACTGGTTCACAGTCAAGGACTTGGGTttacataaaaatttaattgtTCAGTCTTGGGTGGGTGGGTAGGGCAATTCATTGCCTTGTTGTGGGATATGTTGGATGGAGGGAAGAGGTTTGTGGGGGGAGAAGGGCTACTTGGATATAGTGTGGGTGAAATATGGTATTCAAGGGTGGTGTTAGTGAGCATTTAGGAGATGCTTGTGACCATTGCTCTGTTCATTTGAGTGGTGTTTTTAAAGGGGATATGTGCCTATTGCCTAAGCTGTTGTGTTCATCACTACAGAAAGTTGTTatctttatttgtttttccttatctttcttttttaaatCGACATTGCTTCAACATATCTTGTCTCATTTATCATTATCTTGTTTGTTCTTTACATATTCACAATCTGTCCATTTGAGTGATGTTTTTAGGGGATACGTTCCTATTGCCTAATCTGTTGTGTTCATCACTACAGAAAGTTGTTatctttatttgtttttcctTATCTTTCTTGTTTAAATTGACGTTGCTTCGACATATCTTGTCTCATTTATCATTACCTTGTTTATTCTTTGCATATTCACAATCTTTCTGGTTCAACTTCATATTACAAACCTATAAAAGCTTTGATATTTGTAAGAACTGAAAGGTGATGGTGTTAATTAGTTTGGTTAGTGTAAGGAATCTCTGTGTGCGACTCTTTAAGCTACAGATTAATCAACTGGGGTGATGCAGGGTGTCTGTGGATGTGATAGATTTGCTAGTGGTTCAATCGGGGATGTTTTTCGAACAATAATCAAGAAAGATGGATACAGAGGTCTTATGAGAGGATGGATGCCCAGAATGCTCTTCCATGCTCCAGCTGCTGCAATCTGCTGGTCTACGTATGAAGCAGCAAAATCCTTCTTCCAAGATTCAAACAATGGCAACGACATTAACAATGTGACTTAGAAAGCAGAGGCAATGCAGCTTTTCAGTTTGTTGTATCAGAAGCATACGAGCATGCTCAAGCAAGCTAGTTGGGTAAGCACCTTATGTCAGCAATTTGGTTTATACAGAAGCGAGGAGACAAGCCCTCATACCGGAGCATATTACTCATATTTAGTATAGAAGTTGTTACCCGTTCCAATAATCTGGCGAAAGTAGGATCATTTTTACCCCATAATTTATTTCGTTGATTGTCACACGGACCTGTACTTACGAATAACAGGGCCTTGTGGAGCTTATGATATACCCATGTACTCTAATTGCACCAGAAAATTTTGATATAGGTCACAAAATGGATCTTTGTTGCATTGTTACTTGTCACTACACATGTTGAAATTGGATATTGCTTTTTTTGAATTGATTTTTTGTTCTTGCAATTCTGGGTTTTTAAGTTTCTTCCAAATGAAATCTCATCATGTATATATATTCCCCTAACAATCAATCAATACCAAGAATTTCTGTAGACATGCATCAGTCCAATGAAACATGGTTACTGCAAGTGCTCTCTCTCATGAGCTCAATGAGCTCTCCACTTGCCCAATGATCACAGTGATATCATCAAGCTTCCCACCTGTTAACTTCATCCCCATGAATTTCTTCCACCAAGGAACATCAAATCCCTGCTCAAAAGCATCACATATTCTTATCAAGAACATAGGCATAATGGGATTCCACCAAGGAACATCAAATCCCTGCTCAAAAGCATCACATATTCTTATCAAGAACATAGGCATAATGGGATTAAGTGGGGAAGTGAAGAACTCACCCGGGCTCGAGCCTCTTGGGAATAAGGGGAGTCAAAGCTCGAATCCTTTGAATGGCTATGAGCAAGATTAGCCAATGCCTTTGCTACATACCGACTACACCCAGTGAGGAGAGTATGGAAGAACCGAAATTAACAAGTCATGACTAGAAACAGAGCATACCAGCATCAGCAACATTATCACATGAGTCCACAACTGCAAGAATTTCTGTATCATAAACATTGTCGAATAACCCATCCGACCCCATCACGACTGTATCCTCTTCCATCAGCTCCACAGTCATCACCTGCATTTTTCCACCACAACACAAACAATGGCTTCACCATCTAAAATGGATGGAATTATACTGTATTCAACTGGAACTGAATAATTTAGCACCGTTGCATCCAGGAATGTCTGACCAGCAGCCTCCGAACTCAGCTGAAATGGGCAGTCGAAATAGTGTTCTTGTGGAGATGTAGAAAATACTATTTGACCTATTATAACCATATGTAAGATCAATCTCACACAAAATCTGAAATGAGAAAAAAGCAAAGACATCCCAACGGCATCACCTCTCCGTATGATTCTCACACCGCAATCCCCTACATTCGCCATCTTCAATATCCCATTCCTTTCAAGCATAGCAACAACTCTAACAGAGGCATGTGAAAACGCAAGTAGTTGTCAAAATTCAAGGCCATAAACAACCATTAACACTAAATATGAAGCAAAAGAACCTACGTAGTGGCAGAGCCAATGGAAGTGGTAGCAGCATGTGCTTTCCTAATCAAACTTCTTGGCTCATAGTTAACCTAAAAACAGAGCATTTCATGTCTTTTTCTTCACTCACAAACTAGAAAATGTGAAATACAAACAAGAAAT from Salvia splendens isolate huo1 chromosome 9, SspV2, whole genome shotgun sequence includes:
- the LOC121748422 gene encoding mitoferrin-like; amino-acid sequence: MATDASPKFQQAELIPLPPQPDYNPAIAAVEHDGLRFWQFMIAGSVAGMVEHMAMFPVDTIKTQMQALGSCPIRSASVKQAVQSILKADGARGLYRGIGAMALGAGPAHAAYFSVYEICKKSFSGGDPDNHAAHAAAGVCATVASDAVLTPMDMVKQRLQLGSSPYKGVLDCVMRVMRQDGFGAFYASYRTTVLMNAPFTAVHFAAYEAAKRGLTEVSNSPESLSEETLVVHATAGAAAGAMAAALTTPLDVVKTQLQCQGVCGCDRFASGSIGDVFRTIIKKDGYRGLMRGWMPRMLFHAPAAAICWSTYEAAKSFFQDSNNGNDINNVT
- the LOC121749856 gene encoding protein FLX-like 1 isoform X1, with product MAGRNHHRHVDEITTDLRPHRRLTPTDIRLIEDRIAARSREIQSLLPDNHRLAASRVALKQDVAAARQDLHRLSATSSAVQAERDAHVREVYERSLEMEAGPRSAELNRVRAEIKDLRAERDQLSEKLKELQDDLARFHPAQQEFSELEADIEALHRDVGKGRAAVEYERNMQSTHCELSEVMEKHLISMARESENLRSELANAERRAMAAIVGAGAAANSGPGYTILQSSLKSGICENSLADHHAVPQVGLSTVIKV
- the LOC121749856 gene encoding protein FLX-like 1 isoform X2; this translates as MAGRNHHRHVDEITTDLRPHRRLTPTDIRLIEDRIAARSREIQSLLPDNHRLAASRVALKQDVAAARQDLHRLSATSSAVQAERDAHVREVYERSLEMEAGPRSAELNRVRAEIKDLRAERDQLSEKLKELQDDLARFHPAQQEFSELEADIEALHRDVGKGRAAVEYERNMQSTHCELSEVMEKHLISMARESENLRSELANAERRAMAAIVGAGAAANSGPGYTILQSSLKSGICENSLADHHAVPQV
- the LOC121748423 gene encoding probable protein phosphatase 2C 26 isoform X1; the encoded protein is MAIQAALRPFSTANRLNPSISSVHKPKTLLCRASLSNLVGSEAGVCLSVGTHFIPHPDKVEKGGEDAFFVSNHRGGVIAVADGVSGWAEKDVNPALFSRELMAHASSLVEDEEVNYEPRSLIRKAHAATTSIGSATTVVAMLERNGILKMANVGDCGVRIIRRGQIVFSTSPQEHYFDCPFQLSSEAAGQTFLDATVMTVELMEEDTVVMGSDGLFDNVYDTEILAVVDSCDNVADAAKALANLAHSHSKDSSFDSPYSQEARARGFDVPWWNPIMPMFLIRICDAFEQGFDVPWWKKFMGMKLTGGKLDDITVIIGQVESSLSS
- the LOC121748423 gene encoding probable protein phosphatase 2C 1 isoform X2 is translated as MAIQAALRPFSTANRLNPSISSVHKPKTLLCRASLSNLVGSEAGVCLSVGTHFIPHPDKVEKGGEDAFFVSNHRGGVIAVADGVSGWAEKDVNPALFSRELMAHASSLVEDEEVNYEPRSLIRKAHAATTSIGSATTVVAMLERNGILKMANVGDCGVRIIRRGQIVFSTSPQEHYFDCPFQLSSEAAGQTFLDATVMTVELMEEDTVVMGSDGLFDNVYDTEILAVVDSCDNVADAAKALANLAHSHSKDSSFDSPYSQEARARGFDVPWWKKFMGMKLTGGKLDDITVIIGQVESSLSS